In a single window of the Nicotiana tomentosiformis chromosome 10, ASM39032v3, whole genome shotgun sequence genome:
- the LOC138899669 gene encoding uncharacterized protein codes for MPGYAKFVKDLVTKKRSMNYETIKITHQVSAMVHSMAPKLEDPGSFTIPCTIGSVDFAKALCDLGASINLMPYFVFKTLGIGQPRPTSMRLQMADRTMKRPLGIIDDVLVRVNKFILPADFMILDCEVDYEVPIIMGRPFLATGKALVDVESGELTFQVGDEKLVFHICKSMRHPNSNEVCSFVDLVTVVIIDDTSVVINIEDTLDIVLLNHDEDEKEGFLECVNTLQGMGSYTYKP; via the coding sequence atgccaggatatgccaagttcgtgaaggacttggtaacaaagaagagatcaatgaatTATGAAACGATCAAAAtcacacatcaagtgagtgctatggtGCACTCtatggctccaaagttggaagaccccggttctttcacaatcccgtgcactattgggagtgTCGATTTCGCtaaagctttatgtgatttgggggcaagcattaacttgatgccctattttGTGTTCAAAacattggggattgggcaaccaagacccacatccatgaggttgcaaatggcggatcggacaatgaaaaggccattggggattattgatgatgtgttagttaggGTCAACAAGTTCATCCTTCCCGCAGATTTTATGATACTagactgtgaggttgactacgaggtgccaatcattatggggagacctttccttgctacagggaaggctTTAGTTGATGTGGAATCTGGAGAGCTCACCTTCCAGGTGGGCGATGAAAAACTGGTGTTCCATAtttgtaaatcaatgaggcatccaaatagcaacgaagtgtgttcgttcgtggatctTGTGACCGTAGTAATTATTGATGACACAAGTGTTGTGATAAATATAGAAGATACTTTGGACATTGTattgttgaatcatgatgaggatgagaaggaaggctttctAGAATGTGTCAAcactttgcaaggaatgggatcatatACTTATAAGCCCTGA